In one window of Streptomyces sp. NBC_01224 DNA:
- the nirB gene encoding nitrite reductase large subunit NirB, whose protein sequence is MIEKSLVLVGHGMVGQRFLEALFEQPDAGQPHRWRVTVLAEEPRPAYDRVHLTSWFSGTSAEELTVCPPGFIEQHGIDLRLGDPATAIDRRARTVTTRSGVELRYDALVLATGSYPFVPPVPGHDAAGCHVYRTIEDLEAITASAQHATVGAVVGGGLLGLEAAGALRAMGLETHVVEFAPRLMALQVDDGGGAVLRRKIEDLGVHVHTGAGTQRIDADENGRARTMALSDGTDLAVDLVVFSAGVRPRDQLARDCGLPVGERGGIAVDEHCRTSDPHIWAIGECALAVDGRVYGLVAPGYAMAGTVARELTGTGAEFTGADTSTKLKLLGVDVASFGDALGTTEGALEVLYANSRAGIYKKLVVSAEGRLLGGVLVGDAESYATLRPLAVGKSQLPGPAEQLLVPAKDARQGPLVLPDEAVVCSCHNVSKGAVRAAVSEQGMRAVPEVKNCTKAGTGCGSCVKLLGSIVAEELEAGGIEVARGLCEHFTHTRAELYEIVRVKGITGFSRLLDEHGSGEGCDICKPAVASILAALGNGHVLDGEQAALQDTNDHFLANLQRNGSYSVVPRIPGGEITPDGLITIGEIARDYGLYTKITGGQRIDLFGATVDQLPGIWRRLVDAGFESGHAYGKALRTVKSCVGQTWCRYGVQDSVALAIELELRYRGLRAPHKLKSAVSGCARECAEAQSKDFGVIATSDGWNLYVGGNGGMTPRHADLLAADLDHDTLIRTIDRFLMFYIRTADRLERTAPWLDRLEGGLDHLRAVVMDDSLGICAELDELMARHVETYEDEWAATLADPERVRRFVSFANAPGTPDPTVRFVHERDRIRPARPEEDGFPLAPALIAGPALEVRTR, encoded by the coding sequence GTGATCGAGAAGTCCCTGGTCCTGGTCGGCCACGGCATGGTCGGACAGCGCTTCCTGGAAGCCCTGTTCGAACAGCCCGACGCCGGACAACCACACCGCTGGCGAGTCACCGTACTCGCCGAGGAGCCCCGTCCCGCCTACGACCGAGTGCACCTGACCAGCTGGTTCTCCGGCACGTCGGCAGAAGAACTGACAGTGTGCCCGCCCGGGTTCATCGAACAGCACGGCATCGACCTGCGTCTCGGTGACCCGGCCACCGCGATCGACCGCCGGGCCCGCACCGTCACCACTCGCAGCGGCGTCGAACTGCGCTACGACGCCCTGGTGCTGGCCACCGGCTCCTACCCGTTCGTGCCGCCGGTGCCCGGCCACGACGCCGCAGGCTGTCACGTCTACCGGACCATCGAGGACCTGGAGGCGATCACCGCGAGCGCCCAGCACGCCACGGTCGGCGCGGTGGTCGGCGGCGGCCTGCTCGGTCTGGAAGCAGCCGGAGCGCTGCGGGCCATGGGTCTTGAGACCCATGTGGTGGAGTTCGCGCCCCGGCTCATGGCCCTGCAGGTCGACGACGGCGGCGGAGCAGTGCTCCGGCGCAAGATCGAGGACCTCGGCGTTCACGTGCACACCGGCGCCGGCACACAGCGGATCGACGCCGACGAGAACGGCCGGGCCCGGACCATGGCGCTCTCCGACGGCACCGACCTGGCCGTCGACCTGGTGGTCTTCTCGGCGGGTGTGCGCCCGCGCGACCAGCTCGCCCGCGACTGCGGCCTGCCGGTCGGCGAGCGAGGAGGTATCGCGGTGGACGAGCATTGCCGCACCTCGGACCCGCACATCTGGGCGATCGGCGAGTGTGCCCTCGCCGTCGACGGCCGGGTCTACGGCCTGGTCGCCCCCGGCTACGCGATGGCCGGCACGGTGGCCCGTGAACTCACCGGTACGGGCGCCGAATTCACCGGCGCGGACACCTCCACCAAGCTCAAGCTGCTGGGCGTGGACGTGGCCAGCTTCGGTGACGCATTGGGCACCACCGAGGGCGCCCTGGAGGTGCTGTACGCCAACAGCCGGGCCGGAATCTACAAGAAGCTGGTGGTCAGCGCGGAAGGCCGGCTTCTCGGCGGAGTCCTGGTCGGCGACGCCGAGTCCTATGCCACGCTGCGACCGCTCGCTGTCGGAAAGTCTCAACTGCCCGGTCCTGCAGAGCAGTTGCTCGTGCCAGCCAAGGACGCACGACAGGGCCCACTGGTGCTGCCGGACGAAGCGGTGGTCTGCTCCTGCCACAACGTCAGCAAGGGCGCGGTCCGTGCGGCCGTGTCCGAGCAGGGCATGCGTGCCGTCCCCGAGGTGAAGAACTGCACCAAGGCCGGTACCGGCTGCGGGAGTTGCGTCAAGCTGCTCGGGTCCATCGTGGCCGAGGAATTGGAGGCGGGCGGGATCGAGGTGGCCCGCGGCCTCTGCGAGCACTTCACCCACACCCGCGCCGAGCTTTATGAGATCGTCCGGGTCAAGGGCATCACAGGCTTCTCCCGCCTGCTCGACGAGCACGGCAGCGGCGAGGGCTGCGACATCTGCAAACCGGCCGTGGCCTCGATCCTGGCCGCCCTCGGCAACGGCCACGTGCTGGACGGGGAACAGGCCGCCCTGCAGGACACCAACGACCACTTCCTGGCCAACCTGCAACGCAACGGCTCGTACTCGGTGGTGCCCCGGATCCCGGGTGGCGAGATCACCCCCGACGGCCTGATCACCATCGGCGAGATCGCACGGGACTACGGCCTCTACACCAAAATCACCGGCGGCCAGCGGATCGACCTGTTCGGCGCGACCGTCGACCAGCTGCCGGGCATCTGGCGCCGGCTTGTGGACGCCGGCTTCGAGTCCGGCCATGCCTACGGCAAGGCGCTGCGCACGGTCAAGTCCTGTGTCGGACAGACCTGGTGCCGCTACGGCGTACAGGACTCGGTGGCCCTGGCGATCGAACTGGAGCTGCGCTACCGGGGTCTGCGGGCACCGCACAAGCTCAAGTCCGCGGTCTCCGGCTGCGCCCGGGAGTGCGCGGAGGCGCAGAGCAAGGACTTCGGGGTGATCGCCACCTCGGACGGCTGGAATCTCTACGTTGGCGGCAACGGCGGAATGACGCCGCGTCATGCCGATCTGCTGGCGGCGGACCTGGACCACGACACCCTGATCCGCACCATCGACCGGTTCCTGATGTTCTACATCCGCACCGCCGACCGCCTGGAGCGCACCGCTCCCTGGCTGGACCGCCTGGAGGGCGGACTCGACCACCTGCGCGCGGTCGTCATGGACGACTCGCTGGGCATCTGCGCGGAGCTTGACGAACTGATGGCCCGCCACGTCGAGACCTACGAGGACGAATGGGCGGCCACTCTCGCCGACCCCGAGCGGGTACGCCGCTTTGTCTCCTTCGCCAACGCCCCGGGAACTCCCGACCCCACCGTGCGCTTCGTCCACGAGCGCGACCGGATCCGCCCCGCCCGTCCCGAAGAGGACGGGTTCCCCCTCGCGCCGGCCCTGATCGCCGGCCCTGCCCTGGAGGTACGCACACGATGA
- the nirD gene encoding nitrite reductase small subunit NirD: MSEANPPENAEHTVEIDDGRAWTPVCRYQDLLPGRGVAVLVGPQDEQVAVFRERGGAVHALANRDPFSGAHVISRGLLGSRGSVPVVISPMLKQAFDLRTGRCLDEDHAPDGATAHLRVWPVRVVAATLAEVC, encoded by the coding sequence ATGAGCGAGGCCAATCCGCCCGAGAACGCCGAGCACACGGTGGAGATCGACGACGGCCGGGCATGGACACCGGTCTGCCGGTACCAGGACCTCCTCCCGGGGCGCGGCGTCGCGGTGCTCGTCGGCCCGCAGGACGAGCAGGTTGCGGTCTTCCGCGAGCGCGGTGGCGCGGTGCACGCGCTGGCGAACCGCGACCCGTTCAGCGGCGCCCACGTCATCTCGCGCGGCCTGCTCGGCAGCCGGGGGAGCGTACCGGTGGTGATCTCGCCGATGCTCAAGCAGGCTTTCGACCTGCGCACCGGACGCTGCCTGGACGAGGACCACGCCCCCGACGGCGCCACGGCCCACCTCAGGGTCTGGCCGGTGCGCGTGGTCGCGGCGACGCTTGCGGAGGTGTGCTGA
- a CDS encoding nitrate/nitrite transporter yields the protein MSSVTATAADAGTRRIKDWDPEDADFWTLAGARIARRNLVYSVLSEHIGFSIWSLWSVLVLFLGPEYHIDAAGKFMLTAVPTAVGSVLRIPYTFAVARFGGRNWTVFSALLLLVPTVLAGIVLRPGVSYGTLLAVASVAGVGGGNFASSMANINAFYPQRLKGWALGVNAGGGNLGVPVVQLLGLLVLATAGAGHPRLLVLVYLPLIVLAALGAALRMDNLARARNERGAMREVLGDAHSWVMSVLYIGTFGSFIGFGFAFGQVLQVQFHEQFDTPVKAASLTFLGPLLGSLSRPLGGLLADRFGGAQVTFWTFAAMALGAGVVLEASRQHSLALFLCGFVALFVLSGAGNGSTYKMIPAIFRARARAEIAGGTSPAEAERRSRRQTTALIGVAGAIGAFGGVLVNLAFRQSFLETHNGQAAYLAFLGYYGLCLVVTWAFYLRRSTHRLPGV from the coding sequence ATGAGCAGCGTCACCGCGACCGCCGCCGATGCCGGTACCCGCCGGATCAAGGACTGGGATCCCGAGGACGCCGATTTCTGGACCCTGGCGGGCGCCCGGATCGCCCGGCGCAACCTGGTCTACTCGGTGCTCAGCGAGCACATCGGCTTCTCCATCTGGAGCCTGTGGTCGGTGCTGGTGCTCTTCCTCGGTCCGGAGTACCACATCGACGCGGCCGGGAAGTTCATGCTCACCGCCGTGCCCACCGCAGTCGGCTCGGTGCTGCGCATCCCGTACACCTTCGCGGTGGCACGCTTCGGCGGGCGCAACTGGACCGTCTTCAGCGCGCTGCTGCTGCTCGTGCCGACCGTGCTGGCCGGGATCGTGCTGCGGCCGGGCGTCTCCTACGGCACACTGCTCGCGGTGGCCTCCGTGGCCGGGGTGGGCGGCGGCAACTTCGCCTCCTCGATGGCCAACATCAACGCCTTCTACCCGCAGCGCCTCAAGGGGTGGGCCCTGGGGGTGAACGCGGGCGGCGGCAACCTCGGGGTACCGGTGGTGCAGCTGCTCGGCCTGCTGGTGCTGGCCACTGCGGGCGCCGGCCACCCACGCCTGCTGGTGCTGGTCTATCTACCGCTGATCGTACTGGCGGCGCTCGGCGCGGCGCTGCGGATGGACAACCTCGCACGCGCGCGCAACGAACGCGGAGCGATGCGCGAGGTGCTGGGAGACGCGCACAGCTGGGTGATGTCGGTGCTCTACATCGGTACCTTCGGCTCGTTCATCGGCTTCGGCTTCGCCTTCGGTCAGGTCCTCCAGGTGCAGTTCCACGAGCAGTTCGACACCCCGGTGAAAGCGGCCTCCCTCACCTTCCTCGGGCCGCTGCTCGGCTCGCTCTCCCGCCCGCTGGGCGGGCTGCTGGCGGACCGGTTCGGCGGCGCCCAAGTGACCTTCTGGACCTTCGCGGCGATGGCGCTGGGCGCGGGCGTGGTGCTGGAGGCGTCCCGGCAGCACTCGCTGGCGCTCTTCCTGTGCGGGTTCGTCGCCCTCTTCGTGCTCAGCGGGGCGGGCAACGGGTCGACGTACAAGATGATCCCGGCGATCTTCCGGGCCAGGGCGCGGGCCGAAATCGCGGGCGGCACGTCGCCGGCCGAGGCCGAGCGGAGGTCGCGGCGGCAGACCACGGCACTGATCGGGGTGGCCGGGGCGATCGGCGCCTTCGGCGGAGTGCTGGTCAACCTGGCCTTCCGACAGTCCTTCCTGGAGACACACAACGGACAGGCCGCCTATCTGGCGTTCCTCGGGTACTACGGCCTCTGCCTGGTGGTGACCTGGGCTTTCTACCTGCGACGGTCCACGCACCGCCTGCCGGGGGTGTGA
- a CDS encoding MFS transporter, with protein sequence MAESAAHWGAAGWDAHSDPGPGPGTPDPRRWRALAVCLIAGFMTLLDVSIVNVALPSIREGLHTPESDLQWVLSGYSLAFGLFLIPAGRLGDARGRRVVFMAGLALFTLASAACGAAQSSLWLVVARLVQGLAGGMISPQISALIQQMFSGQERGRAFGMFGTVVAISTAVGPLAGGLLIQAAGAEEGWRWVFYVNLPLGAVCLLLARRLLPDTPSAGRVRLRDLDPLGVLLLGTGVLALLLPFVQSQQWPGNRKWLLIAVAVALLVVFVGWESRCGRRGTQPVVDLSLFRVRSYWLGCLLSLMYFAGFTSIFFITTLYLQSGLHYSALQAGLAITPFALGAAVAASPGGRMVGRFGRPLVVTGLTTVAVGLAATALAVHLVPGRGAGWAMVAPLLLAGLGSGLVIAPNQTLTLSRVPVARAGSAGGTLQTGQRVGSAIGIAAVGSMFFAQLGGDGWAIAYHHGLVVAVAFVLAALLVGLADVRGERRSRSRTHRSVRSPSVGRTP encoded by the coding sequence ATGGCAGAGAGTGCAGCTCACTGGGGCGCTGCGGGGTGGGATGCTCACTCTGACCCCGGCCCCGGCCCCGGCACCCCCGACCCGCGCCGGTGGCGGGCGCTCGCGGTGTGTCTGATCGCGGGGTTCATGACCCTGCTGGACGTATCCATCGTCAATGTCGCCCTGCCGTCGATCCGGGAAGGGCTCCACACCCCGGAGTCCGACCTGCAATGGGTCCTCTCGGGCTACTCGCTCGCCTTCGGCCTGTTCCTGATCCCCGCGGGACGGCTCGGTGACGCGCGGGGACGCCGCGTGGTGTTCATGGCCGGGCTCGCCCTGTTCACTCTGGCATCAGCAGCCTGCGGAGCCGCTCAGTCCAGCCTCTGGCTGGTGGTCGCCCGTCTGGTGCAGGGCCTTGCCGGAGGCATGATCTCGCCGCAGATCTCCGCGTTGATCCAGCAGATGTTCTCCGGCCAGGAGCGCGGCCGGGCCTTCGGCATGTTCGGCACCGTGGTCGCCATCTCCACCGCTGTCGGCCCGCTCGCCGGTGGCCTGCTGATCCAGGCGGCCGGGGCCGAGGAAGGCTGGCGCTGGGTGTTCTACGTCAATCTGCCGCTCGGCGCCGTCTGCCTTCTGCTTGCCCGGCGCCTGCTCCCGGACACCCCTTCGGCCGGCCGGGTGCGCCTGCGTGACCTCGACCCCCTCGGCGTGCTGCTGCTCGGCACGGGCGTACTGGCTCTGCTGCTGCCCTTCGTGCAGTCGCAGCAGTGGCCCGGCAACCGGAAGTGGCTGCTGATCGCGGTGGCCGTGGCGCTGCTCGTCGTCTTTGTCGGCTGGGAGTCCCGATGCGGCAGACGCGGCACGCAACCGGTCGTCGACCTGTCGCTCTTCCGGGTCCGCTCCTACTGGCTGGGCTGTCTGCTGAGCCTGATGTACTTCGCCGGATTCACCTCGATCTTCTTCATCACCACGCTCTACCTGCAGAGCGGACTGCACTACTCCGCCCTGCAGGCGGGACTCGCCATCACACCCTTTGCACTGGGCGCGGCCGTCGCGGCAAGCCCCGGCGGCCGAATGGTCGGCCGATTCGGGCGCCCCCTCGTCGTGACCGGTCTGACCACGGTGGCCGTGGGGCTGGCGGCCACCGCGCTCGCCGTGCATCTGGTGCCCGGGCGAGGCGCGGGGTGGGCGATGGTGGCCCCACTGCTCCTGGCCGGTCTGGGCAGCGGCCTGGTCATCGCCCCGAACCAGACACTGACCCTCTCCCGAGTGCCGGTGGCCAGGGCGGGGAGCGCCGGCGGAACCCTCCAGACCGGCCAGCGCGTCGGGTCGGCGATCGGGATCGCCGCCGTCGGCTCGATGTTCTTCGCCCAACTGGGCGGCGACGGATGGGCCATCGCCTACCACCACGGGCTCGTCGTCGCGGTCGCCTTCGTCCTGGCCGCTCTGCTCGTCGGGCTGGCAGATGTGCGCGGGGAGCGCCGCAGCAGGAGTCGTACACACCGGTCCGTCCGCAGTCCGTCCGTAGGGAGAACGCCATGA
- a CDS encoding glutathione S-transferase family protein: protein MSATTGAGANGNAAYGHKAFKRSGSHFADRITADGRDGWPVEAGRYRLVVSRACPWASRSLVSRRLLGLESALSLAVADPIQDDRSWRFTLDEDGRDPVLGIRYLSEAYNARERDYPGGVSVPAIVDVPSGRLATNDFQQITLDFATEWTALHRQGAPDLYPEALRDEIDEVMQDIYRDVNNGVYRAGFAAQQSEYEAAYQDVFGRLDLVSERLADRRYLVGDCLTEADIRLFTTLVRFDAVYHGHFKCNRSKLAEDRVLWAYARDLYQTPGFGDTVDFHHIKQHYYRVHTGINPTGIVPVGPDLSGWLTPHHREELGGRPFGDGTPPGPVPPREEVPPSGRP, encoded by the coding sequence ATGAGCGCGACCACCGGCGCAGGGGCGAATGGCAACGCGGCGTACGGGCACAAGGCCTTCAAACGGTCCGGGAGCCATTTCGCCGACCGCATCACCGCCGACGGCCGGGACGGCTGGCCCGTCGAGGCCGGCCGCTACCGGCTGGTCGTCAGCCGCGCCTGCCCGTGGGCGAGCCGCTCCCTGGTCTCCCGGCGGCTCCTCGGGCTGGAGAGCGCCCTCTCGCTGGCCGTCGCCGACCCGATCCAGGACGACCGCAGCTGGCGCTTCACCCTGGACGAGGACGGCAGGGACCCGGTGCTCGGCATCCGGTACCTGAGCGAGGCGTACAACGCGCGGGAGCGGGACTACCCCGGCGGGGTCAGCGTGCCCGCGATCGTCGACGTACCGAGCGGCAGGCTCGCCACCAACGACTTCCAGCAGATCACGCTGGACTTCGCGACCGAGTGGACCGCGTTGCACCGGCAGGGCGCCCCCGACCTGTATCCCGAGGCCCTGCGTGACGAGATCGACGAGGTCATGCAGGACATCTACCGCGATGTCAACAACGGCGTGTACCGCGCGGGCTTCGCGGCGCAGCAGTCCGAATACGAGGCCGCCTACCAGGATGTGTTCGGCCGCCTGGACCTGGTGTCCGAGCGTCTCGCGGACCGGCGGTATCTCGTCGGCGACTGCCTCACCGAAGCCGACATCAGGCTGTTCACCACACTGGTGCGCTTTGACGCCGTCTACCACGGACACTTCAAGTGCAACCGTTCGAAGCTGGCCGAGGACCGCGTCCTGTGGGCGTACGCCAGAGACCTGTACCAGACCCCCGGTTTCGGCGACACGGTCGATTTCCACCACATCAAGCAGCACTACTACCGGGTCCACACAGGCATCAACCCCACCGGCATCGTGCCCGTCGGCCCCGATCTGTCGGGCTGGCTGACCCCGCACCACCGGGAAGAGCTGGGCGGACGCCCGTTCGGCGACGGCACCCCGCCCGGTCCGGTGCCGCCCAGGGAGGAAGTCCCGCCGTCGGGGCGTCCCTGA
- a CDS encoding NADP-dependent isocitrate dehydrogenase gives MTDSTIIYTHTDEAPALATYSFLPVVQAYASTAGVNVESRDISLAGRIIASFPERLQESQRIDDALAELGALAKTPEANIIKLPNISASIPQLKAAIAELQAQGYALPDYPDDPQTDEDKDVRARYDKVKGSAVNPVLREGNSDRRAPASVKNYAKAHPHRMGAWSADSKTNVATMGVDDFRSTEKSTVIAEAGSLRIELAGDDGSTTVLRESVPVLAGEVVDVAVMRVAALREFFTAQVARAKAEGVLFSVHLKATMMKVSDPIIFGHVVRAFFPNTFAKYGQVLAAAGLSPNDGLGGILKGLDSVPHVGAEIKASFEAELAEGPALAMVDSDKGITNLHVPSDVIVDASMPAMIRTSGHMWGPDGKEADTLAVLPDSSYAGVYQVVIDDCRANGAFDPSTMGSVPNVGLMAQKAEEYGSHDKTFEIPTTGTVRVVDGSGNAVLEQVVGAGDIFRMCQAKDLPIQDWVKLAVTRARATGVPAVFWLDEDRAHDAQLIAKVKTYLADHDTDGLQIEIMSPVKATAFSLERIRRGEDTISVTGNVLRDYLTDLFPILELGTSAKMLSIVPLMNGGGLFETGAGGSAPKHVQQLVKENYLRWDSLGEFFALAASFEHLATTTGNSRAQVLADTLDRATGTFLNEDKSPSRKLGGIDNRGSHFYLALYWAQELAQQTDDAQLAQAFAGLAKTLGEQEQTIIDELIAVQGSPADIGGYYQPDPAKASAVMRPSATFTQAIAAIG, from the coding sequence GTGACTGACTCGACCATCATCTATACACACACCGACGAGGCCCCGGCCCTGGCGACGTATTCGTTCTTGCCCGTGGTCCAGGCCTACGCCTCGACGGCCGGGGTCAATGTCGAGAGCCGTGACATCTCGCTGGCCGGGCGCATCATCGCCAGCTTCCCCGAGCGCCTCCAGGAGAGCCAGCGCATCGACGACGCGCTCGCCGAGCTCGGCGCGCTGGCCAAGACGCCCGAGGCCAACATCATCAAGCTGCCGAACATCTCGGCTTCGATCCCGCAGCTGAAGGCTGCCATTGCCGAGCTGCAGGCACAGGGCTACGCACTTCCGGACTACCCGGACGACCCGCAGACCGATGAGGACAAGGACGTCCGCGCGCGCTACGACAAGGTCAAGGGCAGCGCGGTGAACCCCGTGCTGCGCGAGGGCAACTCCGACCGCCGCGCCCCCGCCTCGGTCAAGAACTACGCCAAGGCGCACCCGCACCGGATGGGCGCCTGGTCGGCCGACTCGAAGACGAACGTCGCCACCATGGGCGTCGACGACTTCCGCTCCACCGAGAAGTCCACGGTCATCGCCGAGGCCGGTTCGCTGCGCATCGAGCTCGCGGGCGACGACGGCAGCACCACCGTTCTGCGTGAGTCGGTGCCGGTGCTCGCGGGCGAGGTCGTCGATGTGGCGGTCATGCGAGTCGCGGCCCTGCGCGAGTTCTTCACCGCGCAGGTCGCCCGCGCCAAGGCCGAAGGCGTGCTGTTCTCCGTCCACCTCAAGGCCACCATGATGAAGGTCTCCGACCCCATCATCTTCGGCCACGTGGTCCGCGCCTTCTTCCCGAACACTTTTGCCAAGTACGGCCAGGTGCTCGCCGCGGCCGGTCTCTCCCCGAACGACGGCCTCGGCGGCATCCTCAAGGGCCTGGACTCGGTGCCGCACGTGGGCGCCGAGATCAAGGCATCCTTCGAGGCCGAGCTCGCCGAAGGCCCCGCGCTGGCCATGGTCGACTCCGACAAGGGCATCACCAACCTGCACGTACCGAGCGATGTCATCGTCGACGCCTCCATGCCGGCCATGATCCGCACCTCCGGTCACATGTGGGGCCCGGACGGCAAGGAGGCCGACACCCTCGCGGTGCTCCCCGACAGCAGCTACGCGGGTGTCTACCAGGTCGTCATCGACGACTGCCGCGCCAACGGCGCCTTCGACCCGTCGACCATGGGCTCGGTGCCGAACGTCGGCCTGATGGCGCAGAAGGCCGAGGAGTACGGCAGCCACGACAAGACCTTCGAGATCCCCACCACCGGTACGGTGCGGGTCGTCGACGGCAGCGGCAATGCCGTGCTGGAGCAGGTCGTGGGCGCGGGCGACATCTTCCGCATGTGCCAGGCCAAGGACCTGCCGATCCAGGACTGGGTAAAGCTCGCCGTCACCCGCGCCCGCGCCACCGGCGTCCCGGCCGTGTTCTGGCTCGACGAGGACCGCGCCCACGACGCGCAGCTGATCGCCAAGGTCAAGACGTACCTCGCCGACCACGACACCGACGGCCTGCAGATCGAGATCATGTCGCCGGTGAAGGCGACCGCGTTCTCGCTGGAGCGCATCCGCCGCGGCGAGGACACCATCTCGGTCACGGGCAATGTGCTGCGTGACTACCTGACCGACCTGTTCCCGATCCTTGAGCTGGGCACGAGCGCGAAGATGCTCTCCATCGTCCCGCTCATGAACGGCGGCGGACTGTTCGAGACCGGTGCCGGCGGCTCCGCGCCCAAGCACGTCCAGCAGCTCGTCAAGGAGAACTACCTCCGCTGGGACAGCCTGGGTGAGTTCTTCGCGCTCGCGGCCAGCTTCGAGCACCTGGCGACGACCACGGGCAACTCGCGTGCCCAGGTCCTCGCCGACACCCTCGACCGCGCGACCGGCACCTTCCTCAACGAGGACAAGTCGCCGAGTCGCAAGCTGGGTGGCATCGACAACCGCGGCAGCCACTTCTACCTGGCCCTCTACTGGGCCCAGGAGCTGGCGCAGCAGACCGACGACGCGCAGCTTGCGCAGGCGTTCGCCGGGCTCGCGAAGACGCTGGGAGAGCAGGAGCAGACCATCATCGACGAGCTGATCGCGGTGCAGGGCTCGCCGGCCGACATCGGCGGTTATTACCAGCCCGACCCGGCCAAGGCCTCGGCCGTCATGCGCCCGTCGGCGACGTTCACGCAGGCCATCGCCGCCATCGGCTGA
- a CDS encoding glucose 1-dehydrogenase, with product MLTGRNAVVTGGSRGIGRAIVERLCRDGAHVVFNYATSDDAAEEVVRTVQDNGGKAWAIRLDLADPDAPEQLMEAAEAQLGGLDILVNNAALCLTPSLIADTDPAVFDKVMTVNTRAVFMTIRHAARRMRDGGRIVNISTANTVRPGPGISAYAASKGAVEQLTTIAAHELGARGITVNTVSPGATDTDLLRGTNQPQALEAVAGMTPLGRLGEPSDVADVVAFLAGHDGRWITGQNVRATGGLA from the coding sequence GTGCTGACAGGCAGGAACGCTGTGGTCACCGGAGGGTCGCGGGGCATCGGCCGCGCGATCGTCGAGCGCCTGTGCCGCGACGGGGCCCATGTGGTCTTCAACTACGCCACCAGCGACGACGCGGCCGAAGAGGTCGTCCGCACGGTGCAGGACAACGGCGGCAAGGCCTGGGCCATCCGGCTCGATCTCGCGGACCCGGACGCGCCGGAGCAGTTGATGGAAGCCGCCGAGGCACAGCTGGGCGGCCTGGACATCCTGGTGAACAACGCCGCACTGTGCCTCACCCCGTCCCTCATCGCGGACACCGACCCGGCCGTGTTCGACAAGGTGATGACGGTCAATACCAGAGCGGTCTTCATGACGATCCGCCATGCGGCCCGGCGGATGCGCGACGGCGGTCGCATCGTGAACATCTCCACGGCGAACACCGTGCGGCCGGGCCCAGGCATCTCTGCGTACGCCGCCAGCAAGGGTGCGGTCGAGCAACTCACCACCATTGCCGCCCACGAACTCGGAGCGCGTGGGATCACGGTCAACACCGTCTCGCCCGGCGCGACCGACACCGATCTGCTGCGCGGAACCAACCAGCCGCAGGCGCTCGAGGCAGTCGCCGGCATGACCCCTCTCGGCCGATTGGGCGAACCCTCCGATGTGGCCGATGTGGTTGCCTTCCTGGCCGGCCACGACGGTCGGTGGATCACGGGCCAGAACGTGCGCGCGACGGGCGGGCTGGCCTGA